The nucleotide window CGGCCACGGCACCCGCTGGCAGGACATGCAGATCACCGGCTGGCAGGACTGGTACGCGGAGGTGGAACGGGAGCTGCTCGCGCTGCGGGACCGCTGCCGCCGGGTCTTCGTCTTCGGGCTGTCCATGGGCGGCTCCCTCACCCTGCGGCTGGCCGCCCGGCACCCGTCCGAGGTCAGCGGCATCGCCCTGGTGAACCCGGCTGTGCGGGCGTACGGCGCCGCGTTCAAGGCGGTTCCGGTGCTGCGGCATCTGATGCCGTCGGTGGCCGGGATCGCCAGCGACATCGCCAAGGACGGTCAGGCCGAGGTGGGGTACGACCGCACGCCGCTGCACGCCGTGTACGCGATGACCAGGCTGTGGCGGCTGGTGGAGGCCGATCTGCCGCGGGTGACGGCGCCGCTGCTGCTGATGACCAGCCGGGTCGACCACGTGGTGGACCCGGCCAACTCCGACGTCGTGGCGGCCGGCGTCGGCAGCACCGACATCACCCGGCGCACCCTGGACCGCAGCTACCACGTGGCCACCCTCGACCACGACGCGGAGGAGATCTTCCGCACCTCGTACGCGTTCGTGCGGCGGCTGGAGCCGGAGGCGGCACCGGCCACGGAGGGTACGGCGGACGAGGTGGCCGGTGGCTGAGCGGGAGGAGCCGGCGGACGGCCCGGAGGACCCCGCCCCGGGCGGCGGCACCCCGCTGGACGAGGAGGCCGCCTGGGCGCAGATCGTCGCCGCCTACGGGGAGGACGCCCCGGTCGGCACCGGTGAGTGGCCGGACGCGGAGAACCTGCCCGCCGCCGGCCGGCCCGACGGCGGGATCCCGGCGATCCCCCGCCACTTCGTGATCCGGCCGCCCGAGCCGGGTCCGCGCGACTACGAACTGGCCGAGGAGGACGAGGGCCACTTCGAACCCCCCGAACCCCCGCCACTCCCCCAGGCCGACGTCACCGCCAAGTTCGCCTGGCTCGCCGTCCTCGGCGGCCCGGTGCTCCTCCTCGTCTACGTCCTGCTCCAGCAACCGGTGCCCTGGTGGGCGATGGTCCTCGGCATCGGCGGCTTCCTCGGCGGCTTCGCCACGCTGATCGCCCGGATGAAGGACCGCGACGAGGACGGGGACGACCCGTCCGGCGGTGCGGTGGTCTGACGGTCCTGCCCCCCAGTCCCGTCCACGCGAGTCACCCCCCGCCTGCCCGACCGCCCGCCCGCGCGGCGAACCGGCTGCGTGGGGCTGCGCCCCGGCCGTCCCGCGTGAACCCCGGTCGCCCGGGGGAACCCCCACGACGCCCCCGGGGACGCCCCGGCGGACACGCACGCCGCGCGTGCGCCCAGCGCCGCCACGGCAGGCACCTCCACCGCACGGCGACCGGTACGCGGAGGCCGCTCCTCCCCGCGGCAGCGCAACGTGCCGGGGGCACCGCCGTCCCGCGGGCGGAACCCTCACGGCGGGCCTACGCGGCAGCGCGCGGGCGGGGCCCGGCGCGCCGGCCCA belongs to Streptantibioticus cattleyicolor NRRL 8057 = DSM 46488 and includes:
- a CDS encoding alpha/beta hydrolase; translated protein: MPLLPGAEPYRHDGGEVGVLLCHGFTGSPQSMRPWGEYLADRGLSVSVPLLPGHGTRWQDMQITGWQDWYAEVERELLALRDRCRRVFVFGLSMGGSLTLRLAARHPSEVSGIALVNPAVRAYGAAFKAVPVLRHLMPSVAGIASDIAKDGQAEVGYDRTPLHAVYAMTRLWRLVEADLPRVTAPLLLMTSRVDHVVDPANSDVVAAGVGSTDITRRTLDRSYHVATLDHDAEEIFRTSYAFVRRLEPEAAPATEGTADEVAGG